From the genome of Neisseria lisongii, one region includes:
- a CDS encoding SAM-dependent methyltransferase gives MKPVLYLIPTPLAAHDTPCLLPHEQAQIVGLTDFVVEAEKTARSHLKHLGVTAPIRELNLQTLNEHTDPKTLPELLKPLQEGRSMGIVSEAGCPAIADPGADLVALAHRQGFEVRPLVGPSSVLLALMASGANGQNFAFKGYLPSEKNSRIEALKNLEKRSRSQNETQIFIETPYRNEALLADALSCLHEATRLCVACELTSPEQVIVSKTVADWRKSGERPDLRKRPTIFVLHVG, from the coding sequence ATGAAACCGGTTTTATATTTGATTCCCACGCCGCTGGCGGCGCATGATACGCCTTGTCTGCTGCCGCATGAGCAGGCGCAGATTGTGGGGCTGACGGATTTTGTGGTTGAGGCGGAAAAAACCGCCCGCAGCCATCTGAAGCATTTGGGCGTAACTGCGCCGATTCGTGAGTTGAATCTGCAAACGCTGAACGAGCATACCGATCCGAAAACGCTTCCCGAGTTGCTGAAACCGTTGCAGGAAGGGCGCAGCATGGGGATTGTCAGCGAGGCGGGCTGTCCGGCGATTGCCGATCCGGGGGCGGATTTGGTGGCGCTGGCGCACCGTCAGGGTTTTGAAGTGCGGCCGCTGGTCGGGCCGTCCAGCGTATTGCTGGCGTTGATGGCTTCGGGGGCGAACGGTCAGAATTTTGCGTTTAAGGGCTATCTGCCGTCTGAAAAAAACAGCCGGATTGAGGCTTTGAAAAATCTGGAAAAACGCAGCCGCAGCCAAAATGAAACGCAGATTTTTATCGAAACGCCGTACCGCAACGAGGCGCTGTTGGCCGATGCCTTGTCTTGTCTGCACGAGGCAACCCGCCTGTGCGTGGCCTGCGAACTGACTTCGCCGGAGCAGGTGATTGTCAGCAAAACGGTTGCCGATTGGCGAAAAAGCGGTGAGCGGCCGGATTTGAGAAAGCGTCCGACGATTTTTGTGCTTCATGTCGGATGA